One genomic segment of Corynebacterium durum includes these proteins:
- the dtd gene encoding D-aminoacyl-tRNA deacylase produces the protein MRAVLTRVSSAQVTVDGVVVGAIDCPETCGILALIGVTHDDGPDACDTMVRKIAELRILPDEKSVTDVGAPVLVVSQFTLYGRTAKGRRPSWSDAAPGNVAEPLVDRIIRGLQTRGIAVSTGVFGAMIQVTSTNEGPFTVIVEC, from the coding sequence ATGAGGGCCGTGTTGACGCGCGTTAGTTCTGCACAGGTGACAGTAGACGGTGTTGTGGTTGGTGCAATTGACTGCCCCGAGACCTGCGGGATCTTGGCGCTTATCGGTGTCACCCATGACGACGGTCCAGATGCTTGCGACACGATGGTGCGTAAAATCGCCGAACTGCGTATTTTGCCGGACGAAAAGTCAGTCACCGACGTGGGTGCACCAGTACTGGTGGTCAGCCAGTTCACCTTGTACGGAAGGACAGCGAAAGGTCGGCGCCCGTCGTGGTCAGATGCAGCGCCTGGCAATGTTGCTGAACCACTGGTTGATCGCATTATTCGGGGATTACAGACACGAGGTATTGCAGTGTCTACAGGCGTGTTCGGAGCGATGATACAGGTCACTTCGACAAACGAAGGGCCTTTTACTGTGATAGTTGAGTGTTAA
- a CDS encoding sigma-70 family RNA polymerase sigma factor — protein MTLPSTQDFDAEEIDRGSRQGQTNDNPSADLVRVYLNGIGKTALLTAEDEVQLAQTIEVGLYAEHLLENSEDPLTRAMKRDLKVLARQGKHARSHLLEANLRLVVSLAKRYTGRGMPLLDLIQEGNLGLIRAMEKFDYTKGFKFSTYATWWIRQAITRGMADQSRTIRLPVHLVEQVNKLSRIKRELYQNLGREATNEELAEESGIDESKIELLLRQSRDPVSLDMPVGADEEAPLGDFIEDSEATDAEAAVVASLRHSDIRSVLASLEVREQEVISLRYGLDDGVPRTLDQIGRKFGLSRERVRQIEREVMSKLRDGERAEKLREYAT, from the coding sequence ATGACTTTACCGTCCACACAGGATTTTGATGCTGAGGAGATCGACCGCGGCAGTCGCCAAGGGCAAACAAATGATAACCCTTCCGCTGACTTAGTGCGTGTTTACCTGAACGGGATCGGCAAAACTGCGCTCCTGACTGCGGAGGATGAAGTGCAGCTGGCGCAAACCATTGAGGTTGGTTTGTATGCAGAGCACTTGTTGGAAAATTCGGAGGACCCCCTTACTCGCGCCATGAAACGCGACCTTAAGGTTCTGGCTCGCCAAGGGAAGCACGCCCGTTCACACCTGTTGGAGGCAAATCTTCGCCTTGTAGTCAGCCTAGCCAAACGCTACACCGGTCGTGGAATGCCATTGCTTGACCTTATTCAGGAAGGCAATCTTGGTTTGATTAGGGCGATGGAGAAGTTCGACTACACCAAAGGTTTCAAGTTCTCTACGTATGCAACCTGGTGGATCCGACAAGCCATCACCCGTGGGATGGCCGATCAGTCCCGCACTATTCGCCTTCCTGTGCATTTGGTGGAGCAGGTAAACAAGCTGTCCCGCATCAAGCGGGAGCTTTACCAAAACCTCGGGCGTGAGGCGACTAATGAAGAACTAGCTGAAGAGTCTGGCATTGATGAATCCAAGATTGAGCTTCTGCTCCGCCAGTCTCGTGATCCGGTGAGCTTGGACATGCCGGTGGGAGCCGATGAGGAAGCGCCGCTGGGTGATTTTATTGAAGATTCTGAGGCAACGGATGCGGAGGCAGCCGTTGTGGCATCTCTGCGGCATTCGGATATCCGCTCAGTGCTAGCCTCCCTGGAGGTGCGTGAGCAGGAGGTTATTAGTCTACGCTACGGGCTTGACGACGGCGTGCCACGCACCCTGGATCAGATCGGACGGAAGTTCGGATTGTCTCGCGAGCGTGTTCGCCAAATCGAACGCGAAGTGATGAGCAAATTGCGCGATGGTGAGCGTGCAGAGAAACTGCGAGAGTACGCAACGTAG
- a CDS encoding metal-dependent transcriptional regulator, with product MKDLVDTTEMYLRTIYELEEEGVTPLRARIAERLEQSGPTVSQTVARMERDGLVVVAPDRSLQMTDKGRRLATAVMRKHRLAELLLTDIIGLDIHRVHAEACRWEHVMSDEVEQCLVSKLDNIERSPFGNPIPGLSDLGIESPDILPGKRIIDLPEDTPIKARVVQINEILQVDDKQFNALSSAGIMVGSDIEVSHHNGVVQLLHKDNAVELDEDLSHAIRIEER from the coding sequence GTGAAAGACTTAGTAGACACCACCGAGATGTACCTCCGCACCATCTACGAGCTGGAGGAAGAAGGCGTCACACCACTGCGGGCACGCATTGCGGAACGGCTTGAACAGTCTGGACCAACCGTCAGTCAGACCGTCGCCCGTATGGAACGTGATGGCTTAGTGGTGGTCGCTCCCGACCGTAGCCTGCAGATGACTGATAAAGGTCGCAGGCTGGCAACCGCCGTGATGCGCAAGCACCGTCTTGCCGAGCTGCTGCTGACTGACATCATTGGCTTGGATATTCACCGCGTCCACGCCGAAGCGTGCCGCTGGGAACATGTGATGAGCGACGAGGTGGAACAATGCCTTGTATCCAAGCTGGATAATATCGAGCGTTCTCCTTTTGGCAACCCGATCCCAGGCTTAAGTGACCTCGGTATTGAATCCCCAGACATTCTGCCTGGAAAGCGCATCATTGACCTCCCCGAAGACACCCCGATCAAGGCTCGCGTGGTTCAAATCAACGAGATCTTGCAGGTTGATGATAAGCAGTTCAATGCCTTATCCTCCGCAGGCATCATGGTTGGCTCCGATATTGAGGTCAGCCACCACAATGGTGTGGTGCAACTTCTTCATAAGGACAACGCCGTTGAACTCGACGAGGACTTAAGCCACGCCATTCGCATCGAAGAGCGATAA
- a CDS encoding DUF4192 domain-containing protein, giving the protein MTSTLCTPADMFANLPGILGFYPEKSIVLAGFHRSESTQQPGKYVLGPLFRTDSNRTDAIADILRNLTMSTDLIFGFIIDNGIYSDSNSAPCAQDYVRSLCAIARDHDAPLAAVWATPSLYTGEPYRRVFGLTQHDVGPATTGRDNWDAGCIAPVASAASTRDLLSKGMLPDITRTDMLDHFQPIHAFDDDIEAHVVQKQITEMAQSLADLAEAHTPESSGTFAAAMDELWEVLAAVRDTINDCDAEVIANCDLAEAIAADTELLINGAVFFAHPLLRDVALVAADRSVNDSIAPGTTRAFMELALAVGRCFTGELRANALCSYALAASQCGYRVRTVPAVRCALEAKSDHGLADLLMKGFYAGLCDQMLKACLAGSVTLREKYTHPAQRAEGAA; this is encoded by the coding sequence ATGACTTCTACACTTTGCACGCCAGCAGATATGTTTGCCAACCTGCCAGGGATACTCGGGTTCTACCCCGAGAAATCCATTGTCCTCGCAGGGTTTCACAGAAGTGAGTCCACACAGCAGCCGGGAAAATATGTTCTCGGACCGCTATTTCGCACAGACAGCAACCGGACGGACGCCATCGCAGACATTCTCCGCAATCTCACCATGAGCACGGACCTGATCTTTGGTTTCATCATTGACAATGGGATCTACAGTGATTCCAACTCTGCACCATGCGCTCAGGATTACGTTCGTAGCCTCTGCGCCATCGCTCGCGACCATGACGCTCCACTCGCTGCTGTGTGGGCAACTCCGTCGCTCTACACTGGTGAGCCTTATCGCAGGGTTTTCGGCCTCACACAACATGACGTGGGACCTGCAACAACCGGACGTGACAACTGGGATGCCGGATGTATCGCACCAGTGGCCAGTGCTGCATCAACGCGGGATCTTCTTAGCAAGGGCATGCTGCCCGACATTACTCGAACCGACATGCTAGACCATTTTCAACCAATCCACGCCTTTGACGACGACATTGAAGCCCATGTTGTGCAAAAACAGATTACGGAAATGGCGCAATCGCTCGCCGACCTCGCCGAGGCCCATACCCCGGAAAGCTCAGGGACATTTGCTGCGGCAATGGATGAACTGTGGGAAGTCCTCGCTGCCGTGCGGGACACGATCAACGACTGCGATGCCGAAGTAATTGCCAACTGCGACCTTGCAGAAGCCATTGCGGCAGACACCGAACTACTCATCAACGGTGCTGTGTTCTTTGCTCATCCGTTGCTTCGCGACGTCGCTTTAGTTGCCGCAGACCGCAGCGTTAACGACTCAATAGCTCCAGGAACCACCCGGGCTTTTATGGAACTGGCATTGGCAGTTGGGCGGTGTTTTACTGGTGAACTGCGGGCCAATGCCCTGTGTAGTTATGCTCTCGCGGCGTCGCAATGCGGATACCGGGTACGCACAGTTCCGGCAGTGCGGTGCGCATTGGAGGCGAAAAGTGACCACGGCCTAGCTGACCTGCTTATGAAAGGATTTTACGCGGGGCTGTGTGATCAGATGCTCAAAGCCTGCCTTGCCGGAAGCGTGACGTTGCGTGAAAAATACACCCACCCTGCGCAGCGCGCAGAGGGGGCGGCGTGA
- a CDS encoding PAC2 family protein: MSQEQPRMYELEYPSPDMSASDTEGPTLIVALQGYADAGQAIDASAQHILAALEHGLVASFNNDELVDYRSRRPTVVLDHNRIADVDPLEIGLHVVRDNAGKPFLLLTGPEPDMRWSAFTKAVADLAERFGVSQTLCLYSAPMAVPHTRPLVVTAHGNIPELTGKHFTLDSRIHIPGAASLMLERTLDERGKNVGGLTAHVPHYLAASDYPLATLRLLESLSDDAGLSIPLGTLQADADRVMQQLSSQIDDAPEIHQVVRALEQQYDRELERYEASQESAALDFEAIPSGEALGEAFEQFLATFDPPNDSDSLENGDSDK, from the coding sequence ATGTCACAGGAACAACCACGTATGTACGAACTGGAATATCCATCCCCAGATATGTCGGCCAGCGACACTGAGGGTCCAACCCTCATTGTTGCTTTACAAGGCTACGCCGATGCCGGACAGGCCATTGATGCCAGTGCGCAACACATTCTGGCTGCCCTGGAACATGGTCTAGTGGCATCGTTTAATAACGATGAGTTAGTGGACTACCGTTCCAGGCGCCCTACCGTCGTGCTGGATCATAACCGCATCGCTGACGTGGATCCATTAGAGATCGGGCTTCATGTTGTCCGAGATAACGCTGGGAAGCCATTTTTGCTGTTGACTGGACCCGAGCCAGATATGCGCTGGTCGGCTTTTACTAAAGCAGTGGCTGATCTTGCTGAGCGTTTCGGCGTGTCTCAGACGTTGTGCCTGTATTCCGCGCCGATGGCCGTACCACATACTCGGCCGTTAGTGGTTACTGCTCATGGAAATATCCCTGAGCTCACTGGTAAGCATTTCACCTTGGATTCTAGGATCCACATTCCCGGCGCGGCATCGTTAATGTTGGAGCGCACTTTAGATGAGCGCGGCAAGAATGTTGGTGGGCTCACGGCTCATGTGCCGCATTATTTGGCCGCGTCGGACTATCCGTTGGCTACTCTACGGTTATTGGAATCGCTGAGTGACGATGCCGGGCTTTCTATTCCTTTGGGCACGTTGCAGGCAGACGCTGATCGCGTCATGCAGCAGTTGAGTTCGCAGATTGACGACGCCCCGGAAATTCACCAGGTAGTGCGGGCGCTGGAGCAGCAGTACGACCGTGAGCTGGAGCGTTATGAAGCGTCCCAAGAGTCAGCCGCCTTGGACTTTGAAGCGATTCCTTCTGGTGAAGCACTCGGCGAAGCGTTTGAGCAGTTCTTGGCCACCTTTGATCCACCAAACGATTCGGACAGCTTGGAAAACGGCGATAGCGATAAGTAG
- a CDS encoding ABC transporter permease: MKDTWNVCVRELRPLLRDPFSLIFSLVQPLVFLGIFGPLLVGQSGQPAGETLRWFVPGVLVMIVLFGSGATGSNLLYDMMSGAHERTLVAPLSRSSLLIGRACKELLPTAVQALIIVLVALPFGYHVTVSGFILGVILLAIFGVGLGALSYALALASKNHDWLFWGVQQTLIFPLLILSGLLIPLDYGPQWMRTAATVNPANWLVQALRILLDQGLTSDQAILYGVLSAVTLAGVGIAVGIAAINRE; the protein is encoded by the coding sequence ATGAAAGACACCTGGAACGTTTGTGTACGAGAACTCAGACCATTACTTAGAGACCCTTTCAGCCTCATCTTCAGTCTCGTCCAACCCCTGGTTTTCCTCGGGATATTTGGCCCACTACTCGTGGGACAATCTGGGCAGCCAGCGGGGGAGACGTTACGTTGGTTCGTCCCAGGAGTCCTGGTCATGATTGTGCTCTTCGGCAGTGGTGCCACTGGATCAAACCTGCTCTACGACATGATGAGCGGTGCCCACGAACGCACCCTCGTCGCGCCGCTTTCCCGATCGTCGCTCTTGATCGGGCGGGCATGCAAGGAACTACTGCCCACCGCGGTGCAGGCCCTCATTATTGTGCTGGTTGCACTACCATTCGGCTACCACGTCACCGTATCCGGTTTTATTCTCGGCGTCATTCTCTTGGCCATCTTTGGTGTGGGACTCGGTGCTCTCTCCTACGCGCTAGCGCTGGCCAGCAAAAACCACGACTGGCTGTTCTGGGGAGTCCAACAAACCCTGATCTTCCCCCTGCTGATACTGTCCGGACTGCTCATCCCACTTGATTATGGGCCACAGTGGATGCGCACCGCGGCTACCGTCAACCCGGCCAACTGGCTCGTCCAAGCCCTGCGCATACTGCTTGATCAAGGACTCACTAGCGACCAGGCCATACTTTACGGTGTGCTCTCCGCAGTAACCCTCGCCGGAGTGGGCATCGCCGTCGGGATTGCAGCAATTAACCGTGAATAG
- a CDS encoding ABC transporter ATP-binding protein: MSESIIETHNLTKRFAKATTNSVTDLNFAVQQGEMVAFLGPNGAGKTTSIRMLTTLIAPSSGEAIVCGYNTRTQPHKVRAHIGYVGQNSSGSLPQRVRDELVSQGAFYGMSTAAARTRADDLITTLGLESCVRTTVQRLSGGQRRRLDIALGLMHSPQLIFLDEPSTGLDPQSRANLWKHITNLREHYGTTVFVTTHYLEEADQYAERIMVMDKGHIIADAPATMLKQRYAGDILTLDLMNLADIQRAVGIVKQVVPDSSSLTVDTTTITLTAVHGCQALPQLLALFDAADIPVRRVTAVPPTLDDVFLALTGTSLRESGDHS; the protein is encoded by the coding sequence ATGTCAGAATCCATCATTGAAACGCATAATCTGACCAAGCGTTTCGCCAAAGCTACAACCAATTCGGTTACAGACCTGAACTTTGCGGTACAGCAGGGTGAAATGGTGGCGTTCCTCGGGCCGAACGGCGCGGGCAAAACGACGTCGATACGCATGCTCACCACCCTGATCGCGCCCTCCAGCGGTGAGGCAATCGTGTGTGGTTACAACACACGGACCCAGCCACACAAGGTACGCGCACACATCGGCTATGTGGGCCAGAACAGCAGCGGCAGCCTGCCACAACGCGTCCGCGACGAACTGGTCAGTCAAGGTGCCTTTTACGGGATGTCCACGGCCGCAGCCAGGACACGTGCGGATGACTTGATCACAACGCTGGGACTCGAATCCTGCGTGCGCACCACCGTCCAACGCCTCTCTGGTGGTCAACGGCGGCGACTCGACATAGCTCTGGGTCTCATGCATTCCCCACAGCTCATCTTCCTTGACGAACCCTCCACCGGCCTCGACCCGCAAAGCCGCGCCAACCTGTGGAAACACATCACCAATCTGCGCGAACATTACGGCACCACCGTTTTCGTCACCACGCACTATCTGGAAGAGGCAGACCAGTACGCTGAACGCATCATGGTCATGGACAAGGGGCACATCATTGCCGACGCCCCCGCCACCATGTTGAAACAACGCTATGCGGGCGACATCCTGACCCTTGACCTGATGAACCTTGCAGACATCCAGCGTGCGGTAGGCATCGTCAAGCAAGTCGTACCCGATTCCTCCAGCCTCACTGTGGATACCACCACCATCACACTCACCGCAGTTCATGGGTGTCAGGCCCTACCACAACTACTGGCGCTTTTCGACGCTGCGGACATTCCCGTTCGACGCGTCACCGCTGTGCCACCCACCCTTGACGACGTGTTCCTAGCACTTACCGGAACGTCACTTCGCGAATCAGGAGACCACTCATGA
- a CDS encoding helix-turn-helix transcriptional regulator: MTDVTSRILRLLTLLQSHRHWSGPELATTLNVTERTIRRDVDRLRELGYRIDSLAGSDGGYRLESGTGMPPLLLTDDEAVAMAIGLRITASQQLITEVDATITALTKLERMLPARLRRRVSALNAAINKATSFQQDTGVSAETLGLLAVACRTHERVRFRYTSASGEVTHRLADPYVLVPKVQRWYVLCWDEGRDDWRTFRVDRLSGLELTGVRCEPRELDARDVEKRLMFPARKQRRRHEVQVTVALSAEEAQAKFGRWVPEIEKVGENQSRWCVQVVDTYELVHALWWMPTGVDYTVEVAEPLRSAFQDALERMTQAAGGGQLSA; this comes from the coding sequence ATGACTGATGTGACGTCCCGTATTCTCCGCCTACTCACCCTGCTGCAATCGCATCGGCACTGGTCAGGGCCTGAACTAGCCACCACACTCAATGTGACAGAAAGAACAATTCGCCGTGATGTTGATCGATTGCGTGAGCTTGGGTACAGGATTGACTCGCTCGCAGGAAGTGATGGCGGCTACCGCCTAGAGTCCGGAACTGGCATGCCTCCACTGCTGCTCACTGACGACGAAGCCGTCGCCATGGCCATTGGCCTGCGCATTACTGCATCCCAGCAGCTCATCACCGAAGTTGATGCCACAATCACAGCGTTGACCAAGCTGGAACGCATGCTCCCGGCGCGGCTGCGGCGGCGAGTATCTGCTCTCAACGCAGCAATCAATAAGGCAACATCATTTCAGCAGGATACTGGGGTATCTGCAGAGACTCTGGGGTTGCTCGCTGTGGCGTGCCGTACCCATGAGCGGGTGCGTTTTAGGTACACCTCTGCATCAGGCGAGGTGACACATCGCCTGGCGGATCCGTATGTCTTAGTACCTAAGGTTCAGCGCTGGTATGTGCTCTGCTGGGATGAAGGGCGTGATGATTGGCGGACGTTTCGTGTTGATCGGCTTTCTGGGCTGGAGCTGACTGGAGTGCGGTGCGAGCCGCGCGAGCTGGATGCGCGAGACGTCGAAAAGCGACTGATGTTTCCTGCAAGAAAGCAGCGACGCAGGCATGAAGTGCAGGTAACTGTGGCACTGTCTGCGGAGGAAGCACAGGCGAAGTTCGGTCGATGGGTGCCGGAGATTGAGAAAGTTGGTGAAAACCAGTCGCGGTGGTGCGTGCAAGTTGTGGATACCTATGAGCTTGTACACGCATTGTGGTGGATGCCCACTGGGGTTGATTACACGGTTGAGGTAGCCGAACCACTACGTTCAGCGTTTCAGGACGCCTTGGAAAGGATGACACAGGCGGCTGGCGGTGGACAGCTGTCGGCGTAG
- a CDS encoding ATP-binding cassette domain-containing protein, whose protein sequence is MDNTGGVLTINDCTISFDGTPVLRIDALHIDDTPRTIAVLGVSGSGKSTLAALIGDYLSPAAAVTGTCTRNGTVSMVAQDAFGALNPLMPVIKQIALTAGSIDAATNLLESVGLKQELHQRFPLQLSGGQRQRAALAFALGPCPRLILADEVTSALDPVATADVVSTLRSVRDNNDATLLFITHDRGAAAALCDQAIIMIPNQDGSHRAHLCTDDEWAELRSLFGAGQRITDSSFAMTSFAMTATAETGAESMSEVSAL, encoded by the coding sequence ATGGATAACACCGGTGGTGTTCTCACCATCAATGACTGCACCATATCGTTTGACGGAACCCCTGTCCTCCGTATCGACGCCCTTCACATTGACGACACTCCGCGCACCATAGCAGTACTTGGGGTATCAGGGTCTGGAAAATCTACGCTCGCCGCGCTCATTGGCGACTATCTCAGCCCCGCGGCCGCTGTCACCGGCACATGCACGCGCAACGGCACGGTCAGCATGGTGGCGCAGGATGCGTTCGGTGCACTCAATCCCTTGATGCCTGTGATCAAGCAAATCGCGCTCACCGCTGGAAGTATCGACGCTGCGACGAACCTTCTGGAGTCCGTTGGCCTTAAGCAAGAGCTACACCAGCGATTTCCGCTGCAACTTTCCGGCGGCCAACGTCAGCGTGCCGCACTGGCCTTTGCCCTAGGGCCCTGCCCGCGCCTTATTCTCGCTGACGAAGTCACGTCCGCGTTGGACCCTGTTGCGACCGCCGATGTTGTGAGCACCCTGCGGTCCGTGCGCGACAACAACGACGCAACACTGCTGTTTATCACTCACGACCGCGGGGCAGCGGCCGCGCTGTGCGATCAGGCCATCATCATGATCCCCAACCAGGACGGTAGCCACCGTGCCCACCTGTGCACCGACGACGAATGGGCAGAGCTACGCTCACTCTTCGGTGCGGGACAACGCATCACTGACAGTTCTTTTGCCATGACTTCTTTTGCGATGACTGCCACAGCCGAGACGGGAGCTGAGAGCATGTCCGAGGTTTCAGCCCTGTGA
- a CDS encoding ABC transporter ATP-binding protein has product MNDHLAIQMEDISYEPILHNISISIAPSEKVAIIGQSGAGKTTLLRLLTGAYCPTSGSVTEVTRGRFTYIPQDLDASLNPALSVATIVTEPVAIAHGRAAARKAKTRAQELLAQLGLGAEFLTRKPAHLSGGQRQRVGIARALITDPEIIFADEALSALDADTREIVTTMFGDNDATLILITHDLAAATLLCDRWVLLDNGTIAEEGTIQSLWDTTPPVSPARQAFLDADRILHPTLWHDDHRIGYSASERLAADVLSGEDEV; this is encoded by the coding sequence GTGAATGATCACTTAGCCATTCAAATGGAGGATATCTCATACGAGCCAATCCTTCACAACATATCCATCAGCATCGCACCGAGTGAAAAAGTCGCGATCATTGGGCAATCCGGCGCCGGGAAAACCACACTTCTTCGCCTGCTCACTGGGGCGTACTGCCCCACCAGCGGCAGCGTCACTGAGGTAACACGCGGGCGATTCACCTACATCCCACAAGATCTCGACGCGAGCTTAAACCCGGCACTGTCAGTGGCGACTATTGTGACAGAACCAGTCGCTATTGCGCATGGGCGCGCTGCTGCGAGGAAAGCCAAGACTCGTGCGCAAGAACTTCTTGCCCAACTGGGTCTGGGTGCCGAGTTCCTGACACGTAAACCTGCGCATTTGTCTGGCGGCCAGCGCCAACGCGTCGGCATTGCCCGTGCTCTGATCACTGACCCGGAGATCATCTTTGCAGATGAAGCCCTCAGCGCTCTCGATGCCGACACACGGGAAATCGTCACAACTATGTTTGGTGACAACGATGCGACACTGATTTTGATCACGCATGACCTCGCCGCAGCAACACTGTTGTGCGATAGGTGGGTCTTGCTGGATAACGGCACCATCGCCGAGGAAGGCACCATTCAATCCTTGTGGGACACTACTCCCCCGGTTTCCCCGGCGCGGCAGGCGTTCCTTGATGCTGACCGCATCCTCCATCCCACTCTCTGGCACGACGACCACCGCATTGGATATTCCGCGAGTGAGCGACTGGCGGCAGACGTGCTGTCCGGCGAGGATGAAGTATGA
- a CDS encoding MFS transporter codes for MSVLHDASRFLRLPLLVQLLLVTQMLFNVGFYLVVPFLATYMTDNLAASGAMIGFILGLRTFSQQGLFFIGGGLTDRCGIKPVLLFGIAIRVLGFVVTGTAHSTFHIMVGVVLIGFAAALFSPAAETALAVSGRDVEKARVMTRSELFGMDAFFSRVGALTGPLLGAELIDAGFHLTCFVAAGIFAFLFVSHLLLIPSVHTESSSSMLTGFSSVLRNRRFLVFALAYSTGLVAYNQQYLSLPVELTRETGHADALGWMFVFSSVFVLTLQMPLTRLSRLTSSHRAICLGFALMALGFAVVALAAPLAPLPGLWALAPAVAMLVLLHAGQMIAIPLSRDLVGTIGGEKNLGSYYGFLNSFGGVMVLLSSLVVGLLLDDAATVGPHASFPWLLLTVLLGASAVVMPRLARHTPQAQVSAVQH; via the coding sequence ATGAGCGTGCTCCACGATGCCTCTCGTTTCCTCCGACTACCGCTGTTGGTGCAGTTGCTGTTGGTGACCCAGATGTTGTTCAACGTCGGTTTCTATTTGGTCGTTCCCTTCCTGGCCACATATATGACGGACAACCTGGCAGCCAGCGGCGCCATGATCGGCTTTATCCTGGGTTTACGTACCTTTAGTCAGCAGGGGCTGTTTTTCATTGGCGGTGGGTTGACGGATCGTTGCGGAATTAAACCGGTGCTTCTCTTCGGTATTGCCATCCGCGTTCTGGGCTTCGTAGTGACAGGAACTGCGCACTCGACCTTTCACATCATGGTGGGCGTTGTGCTCATTGGTTTCGCCGCCGCGTTGTTCTCACCAGCTGCGGAAACAGCCTTGGCAGTGTCTGGACGAGACGTGGAAAAAGCCAGAGTGATGACCCGCTCTGAACTTTTCGGCATGGACGCGTTCTTTTCCCGCGTTGGCGCACTCACTGGCCCTCTACTTGGCGCCGAACTCATCGATGCAGGTTTTCACTTGACCTGTTTCGTGGCGGCCGGAATTTTCGCCTTCCTTTTTGTGAGCCACCTGCTGCTTATTCCAAGCGTACACACGGAATCAAGCAGCTCAATGCTGACTGGTTTTTCGTCAGTGCTGCGAAACCGTAGGTTCTTGGTCTTTGCGCTTGCATATTCGACGGGACTTGTGGCCTACAACCAGCAGTACTTGTCCCTGCCAGTGGAACTGACCCGGGAAACAGGGCATGCTGACGCCCTAGGGTGGATGTTCGTATTTTCCAGCGTGTTTGTACTGACACTGCAAATGCCGCTCACACGACTGTCACGCTTGACCTCCTCTCACCGCGCTATCTGCCTCGGTTTTGCCTTGATGGCCTTAGGTTTTGCTGTAGTTGCGCTTGCTGCACCGCTTGCACCACTTCCTGGGCTGTGGGCGCTGGCACCGGCTGTGGCGATGCTTGTCCTGCTGCATGCCGGACAGATGATCGCCATCCCATTGTCCCGTGACCTGGTGGGCACCATTGGCGGTGAAAAGAACCTGGGCAGCTACTACGGATTCCTCAACTCCTTCGGTGGGGTCATGGTCCTGCTTAGTTCCCTGGTTGTGGGTCTGCTGCTTGACGACGCCGCAACAGTCGGTCCCCACGCATCATTCCCGTGGCTGCTGCTTACTGTGCTTCTCGGAGCGTCGGCAGTTGTGATGCCTCGACTGGCGCGACATACACCACAAGCGCAGGTCAGCGCCGTACAACACTAG